The window TGTTGTTCTAAAAAAGGATTAAGGAAATTTTTTGTTGAAGTTATTGAACTAACGCAGCAGATTTAATGCTTCTAAAACTAGATGCACTGCCATTTTCCGCCTAAATTTATAGCCTACTTTTTTCTTTGTGTTCAATTCTAATACTGACGCCAAATAGCATCAACCATTGCCCAAGAAAAACTTGAAATTTTTGATAACATAATTCTTGATGGGGCAATTTTTCAATCGCTAAGTTGTAACGGGTAGTATGATATTAACCTATATAATCAAAGTTTAGAATTTATTTCGAGTCACCAAACATGTTTCTTACAGATCTACTCTTTTTTATTTTTCATGATAAACAATAGGTTTAAACATGTAGTACATCGGATTACTATATATTATACATTAAAGTATAATAATGGTATTCTGTAAAAAGACAGACTTTTCTATCAATTAAAAAAGTGAGGAGTTTTCATTATGATTTCTTTTTCTAAACCAGATGTAGAACAGTTTTTAAGAACATTTTCTATTGGCGATTTTGCGGTTAGTCCAGATGAAAAACAACTAGTTTTCAGTACAAATTTAAGTGGGAAGTATAATTTATGGGCCATGAATTTACCAAATACGTTCCCGACGCCGCTTACTTTTATTGACCAGAGCTGTCAAGGCCTTCTCTATGATAAACAAGGACGGTTCATCATTGCCGGTTTTGACCACAATGGAAACGAAAATACACAATTTTATGGACTTCCACTTCAAGGTGGGACGATGAAGAAAATTATTTATGAAGAAGGAACTCGCAATGCTGGACCAATTTTATCAGAAGATGGGACCAAGCTTTATTACACATCCTCGAAAGGAAATCCAACGTATTTAAATGCATATGGCTATGACTTGGTGACTGGTGAAGAAGAAACAATTCTTGAGGGGAAAGATGCTGCCACTTTTTTAATCGATTTTAGCCCAAATGAAGAGGTTGCCCTCTACTATAAACATTTTGCTAATACGTACACACTCCTATACGCCAAACGAGGAGAGGAACATATTCGCCTAACACCGCCGACAGATCAGCAACATACGGTCAGTGATGCAGTTTTTGTATCCAATGAGCTCATCTATTTATTAACGAATTACGATGCTGATTTTACCTATTTGGCTTCGTATAATTTAGAGACAAATGAATTTGTAAAAGTGAAAGATTTGGAGAATGAAAGCTTAACTACGTTGAAATATAACAAAGAAAAGCAGTGCCTGTATGTAATCAGTGAAAAAGGTGTAGAAGATCATTTATACATGCATGATTTGCTATCGAATAATTGGGAAGAACTAGATTCACCATGCAGTGTCATCGAAAAGCTTATAGTCACAAAGTCCGGTAGTTTGTATTTATTAGGAAGAAGGGCTACGAAGCCGAGTAATATTTATCAATTTAAGGAAAATGGATGGATATCTTTAACGGAATACACAGTTCCAGGTGTAGATCAAAGCGAATTAGTTGAGCCGGATGTGATTACTTATTCTTCCTTTGACGGACTTGAAATTGAGTCCTTATTTTTCAAAGCAAAAAAAGAAAATGATAATGGTGAAATCATCTTTTGGCCGCATGGTGGTCCGCAAGCTGCAGAGCGTAAATTTTTTAGAGCTTCCTTCCAATTCTTTCTAAATCATGGGTATAGCATCTTTGCTCCGAATTTCCGTGGTTCGACAGGCTATGGATTGGCTTTCATGAAAATGGTAGAAGGAAATTGGGGACACGGTCCACGCCTCGATAATGTCGCGGGACTCGACTGGCTCATTGATAATGGCTACGCGGAAAAAGGCAATATTTTATTGATGGGCGGAAGTTATGGAGGTTACATGGCCTTATTGCTTCACGGTCGACATGCTGAGTATTTCAAAGCAGTAGTGGATATATTTGGTCCATCTGATTTGTTCTCGTTTATCAACTCTGTTCCAGAAGAATGGAAGCCAATTATGGATCAATGGGTAGGAAACCCTGAAAGAGACAAGCAAAAACTTATTGAATACTCACCATTTACGTATATAGAAACTATGATAAAACCAATGCTAGTTATCCAAGGGGCGAATGACCCACGTGTTGTGAAAGAGGAATCAGATCAAATCGTGCAAGCTTTAAAAGATAAAGGGCGTGATGTCGAGTACATGCTTCTCGAAGACGAAGGACATGGGTTCTCTAAAAAAGAAAATGAAATTGCTGTTTATCAAAAAATCCTCACATTTTTTAATCAATTCGTTGAATCTAAAGTGAAAGCATAACGATACTATTCATTGGAAAATGAACCCGACGGGGAAGAAAATGTGAGAAATATTAAAAATTCTTTCTTCAAGTAATGGTTGCGTTAGTTGATGGAAATACTGTTTGAAGTTAAATAAAAAAGACTAGGTTTTACAATGATAGTACCTAGTCTATTACTTAAACTCACCAGCATCCCATGTGTTGCCAGATACACTCCGTACACTGTGAAGCCGTGGCATGGTTGGAGTTATTATAATGAAAAATGAACGAATTTCCAATAGTGGAATTCGTTTTTTTGTTGAAGTTATTAAACTAACGCAGCAGATTTGTTTGTTCAATAAGGAAGACTTTTATATATTTAAAATAGGAGGGATAATATATGCAATTAACTGACCCCACAACTATTTCAGGTTGGTTACAGCCATATTCGATAAAATGGTACAAACAACTCAGTAACCTTCAAAGGAAATACATCTACTCTTGTCTTTAACTAACTGGTTCTTTAGTTGAATAACAGGCTCTGTTTAGATGATTATTTTTCTTCTCGATCTAATGATGGAGGTTAGTAGAAGATAAATAAAAAATCAATAGAAATGAATTTAGAAATCGCAAAAAACTCTTAACCTTCTCATCATCGAAGAATTAATAAAGTTTATGACAAAAGATCTCTTTTCTAAGAGAACGGTTATCTTCATAAAAAATTTGAAATAATCATAAACAAGTCATTTTGAATTTAGTTATAGTATAATAATACTGTTAGAAAAAACTTTTTTCGTGTCATGAAGATAAATATAGTATATGAGACTCGGTTGATTTATGTAATTATCCAAGTTATAAAAAAGATAAGGAAGTACATCTTTGAATGAAAAATCATAAAATAAAATTTATTTTAATGTTATCTATTGTCTTATTAATATCGTTTACAAGTTTAAATGTTTTTGCCTCTTATGTGAAGATGAAAAAGACGGTTGAAGAGTCAATTGCAAACCAAAGTCTTGAAGCAGCAATTGCTATTGCATCAACAATTGATATTGATACCTACCAAAAGTTCTTAGGTACTAAGGTTAAAGATGAGTATTATTGGGAAATTAGTAACCACTTAAATGATGCAAGAGAAAAAATGGGTGCTTTAATTGTGTACACATTGGAAATTGACAACCCTAAGGTATCGAAAACAATGGTGGCTGGAGTACCCCATGAATTAGTTGACCTATATAATATTGGAGATATTTGTACAGTACCCGAAGCTCAGGTCAAAAGAGCCTATGAAGGAAATACATATGTAACAGGTGTAATTGAAGATTCCAAATTTGGTTCATATCTTTCTGTTGGAGCACCGATAAAGGATGAAACAGGGAAGGTGATTGGATACATAGGTATCGATATTGGTGCCGATAAACTAAGTGAAATCAAAGGCAAAGTACTAGAAAATAATTTCCTGCTCTTTGTCTTTAATGGTGTAGTTATTTTGGTTGTAATAGGTTCCTTTTTCTTTTTGCAAAGATGGTATCAAAAAGAAGTGGCGAAGGAGGTAGGTGTTACCGAAGATATTTACCAAGCAGAAATTAAAACATTAATCACCTCGGTCTCCTCTTTAAGGCATGATTTTACAAATCATATTCAAGTTTTACATGGACTGCTTCAATTGGGTGAATCCGGGCAGGCTCAAGAATATTTAGCATCTTTGTCAAAAGAAGTTCATGCGATTGAATCACTAAAATTAAATATAAATCATCCTGGTTTGTCTATATTATTGCAAACAAAGAAACTTACCGCACAAAATTATATTATAGATATGAATTTTACAATTTCCCGAGATACATTCAATAAAATAAAAACAACTGATTTAATCAAAATATTATCGAATTTAATTGATAATGCCATTGAAGCAACAATTGAATTACCTGAAGGAGAACGGAAAATAACGATATGCTGTACAGCAGAAAATACACACTATGTATTTAAGATTATGAATACAGGTCCGAAGATTATAGAAAAAGACCAAATTTTTAAACAAGGGCATTCAACAAAAAGAGTAGAACAAGGGAAAATAAGAGGGCAAGGTTTATTTATCGTGAAAGAAGTTGTGGATAAATATAATGGGGAAATCACCATTAACTCAACCAATGATTTAGAGACGACGGCCATTGTGAAAATCCCTCTTAAGAGAAACTGAGGGAGAGTTGTAAACTTTCTAAAGCCAAAAACGGAGTGCCGAAGAATTGGCACTCCGTTTTTCCTGTTATATATTTTTTTTAGTTATATATTATATATATACCCATATGGTGTCATTTAAGTATTGATCTGCATATGTTACAACAAGTAATTGCCAAGTGATTATAGAGGCGAAATCCTTTATTCTAATGGATGAAAACCAATTGTTACGAGTCAAAAAGATACAGAACTAAATTTTTTCATTTAATCACATACAATTTGGTGAATAATTAACAAAATTGAATTCTTTAGAAACGGGAGCTGAGGAGTTATGCAATGTCTTGAAAGAAATTTCTGTTAGCCTTATAAATTTTAGGTTTCTAACGAATAGATATTACATAATAAAAATTCTTTTATAACGTAAGAAAATGAAGGTTATAGGTATTATGTAAAGGAGTATGTTATGTATAATTATTACGCTAGAACGAATATGAATCCCCCGAATATAGTTTCGTTTGCTCGTGGAGATGTTACTGGGGATAGAGTACCTGATAATGTCTATTTAACCGGCATAATGACACCAGATAGTCCATTTATTCAAAATATCACCCTCCGTGTTCAAGATGGAAGATCTGGCATATTAACAAGTGTCCCACTTCGTGAAAATTCAGGCTATAATCCTACTGTATTTTTGGGGGATTTCACTGGAAATGGAGTAGATGATATTTTAATAAGTATTGCTACAGGCGGTAGTGGTGGAATTATGTACCATTATATTTATTCCTTTGTCGATAATAAAGCACAATTATTATTTGATTTTAATGTATATAATGAACAGTATCAATATGAGGTTACTTATAAAGATTATTACAAAGTGGAAGTTTTTAGTATGATAAATAATAAAAAGTACATTATTGACATCTCAACAAAAGGCATTGAGTATTTAAATGAAATATATGATGAAAATGGAAAACTGAAGAGTCCTATTACTGGATTTGTAAATCCTCTTAGTGGTTTATATCCTGTAGATTTTGATTTAAATAAGCAGTATGAGCTATTGGCCTATCAGAAAATTGCTGGGAGATATAATGCTGATTCTTTAGGGTATGTTTTGAATACATTAGCATGGTTGGATAATAGGTTTATTTTGCAAGATCAGTATGTTGCTATTTTCGGATATTAGCATATCAAATTTATAAAATCCTCATTTAGATACATCACGGTGAACCGTATCATAAGTAAGTGCAGTAAAAAATAAAGATAACTTCAAGCCCTAAAAGCTTGAAGTTATCTTTATTTATATATGGACCATTTAAACTGGAAAAATAATGATTCCATAAGTGATTGTATTTTTTTCTCAAATAGGAAAAAGAAGGCATGCCTCTATCTACATCCTAACAAAATTTGAATTATAAGTCTATTTATATTTTAAGTGCTATGTGATAATTAAAGAGCGCAAATAAATCATAACGTTACGATGAATAGAGGAAAATATGAATCAGAATATATATGATAACAATGAGTTTTTTCGACAATATGAAGCAATACGAGTACGCGAAAATAACTATAACAATTTACTTGAACAACCTAATTTCTTGACGCTCATTCCAAATCTTGAAGAAAAAGTAGTATTGGATATTGGGTGTGGTATGGGGGATTTTGCAGCATACTGTATTGGTCAGGGTGCGAACTATGTAACAGGAATTGATATTTCCTTAAATATGATTTCTGAAGCAAAAAAACGCCACTCACATGAGCACCTTACCTTTACGAACATTGCATTTGAAGATATGAACATACAGAATGATTCAATCGATTTTATTAGCAGCTCTCTAGTATTTCATTATATCGAGGATTTCCAGTTACTTATTAAAAAAATCAGTACTGCATTAAGTGATGAGGGTACGCTGCTGTTTTCTATAGAACATCCGATTGTAACGGCAAATAAGGGAAGTGTGGATTGGGTATCAAACCGAGAAGGAAATTTACTTCATTTTGCAATTGACCGATATCAGGAGGAGGGCTTACGTTCACAAAATTGGTTAGTTGACAATGTTATGATGTATCACCGAACGCTCTCTACTATTATAAATACACTTATTGAAGTTGGCTTGCAAATCGAAAAAATTATTGAACCAATACCGACTATTGAAGCAGTAAAAAATCTACCTGGACTTAATAAAGAATTTCGTCGCCCATCATTTTTAATTGTAAAAGCACGAAAAATTTAAAAATACACCACAATTAATCCTACAGGTTAAAATTAAATAATTACCAATTTTTCACTCATTTAAACACAATTGTACTGTATACATCCCTTGGAAACTTAAATCAGGGGAAAATCTCAAAGTAGAAGAATTAAATTGCATTTTGCCAAATTACGGAGAACCTAATCATAAGTGCGGTCAATAATTAATGTTAAAGAGGTTATGTAAATTAAATTCAAAAAAGACCCGGAATTTAAATTCCGGGTTTGATTACCACTTACTTGTATTCCTCCATGACACACTGCCTCGCTTTCGCATTGAATCTTAAGATTGTCCTAAGAAAACTTTGCTTAAGCTATATTCAGTATTGATGGTCCTTCTGAGTTATTGATCATTCGCACTCATCGGGTTAACCCTCCTTGTCATTTGGATTCAAAGTGAAATCTTTAATAGTATAGGTCATATTCTATTTTTTATACGCTGAGAAATGTCCTTTAAATAAGAAAAATAAAACAATTATGGATGAACAGTTAGCAATCGTAGTGCAAACTAATATTTAGAAGCGAATAAAGTTTTTTAAGTAAAATTGGTTCAAATATTGCCAATAAAAATAGTGTAATTATTCACGCGATATTACACAGGTTTCCGTAGGCCAGCTGCAGCGAGCTGGGATTTGCAGAGCGCTTATGAATAACCCTAAAGTTATTTTCGGTGATGAGCCTACTGGTGCGCTAAACTCAAAATCAGCGCAAGAAATAATGGACATTTTTTCTGAAATTAACTCGGATGGTACTTCAATTATACTTGTCACTCATAATGCAAAGGTTGCGGCACGAACTGAACGAATTATGTTTATGAATGATGGGAAAATCGTGAGTGAGATGAAGTTTCCAAGGTTTGACGGGACAAATATTGATAGCAGAGTTGGAAAGATAACTATGAAAACTTTAGAAATTGGTAAATAAATTGTAAGAACGGATTCCTTTTAGTGGAATTCGTTTTTTTGATAGATAAAAAATTTTTAGAAAATTCATTTACATATTTGATAGGATTTTAATATATCAAACGTATTAAGAGTTAGGTACCGAATATCTAATGAAGGAGAGGTTGACTTGGAAATATCAGATGAAAATGTTGTACAACTAATAAAGTCAAAAAATGAAAAAACCATTGGCTATCTTATTAAAACATATGGTGGCCTGTTAAACGGAATCATTCGAAGGTATTTAATTGGTAATGAACAAGATATAGAAGAATGTTTTGCAGACGTGTTAGTTTCGATTTGGTTTCATATTGATTCATTCGATGGGACAAAAAATGAATTTAAGCAATGGATTGCAGCGATTGCTAAATATCGAGCCATTGACTATATTCGAAAATCAGAAAAAACAAAACAGTATGTGAGTAATTTTGAATTTGATGAGCGTAGTTTGAGTCAACCAAATTCAAAATCAAATGAGTTGGATTTACCGAGTTTACTAAATGAGTTGAACGATACGGAACGAGCGATATTTGAAAAATATTATGTTGAAGGTGTTCCAACTGAAGAAATTGCAAGTGAGTTTCGAGCAAAGCAATCTTGGGTCCATAATAAACTTTCGCGAGGTAGGAAAAAATTGAAAACCATACTATTGAAAGGTGAGGTGTAATTGAAATGTCCATATTTAAAGAGTTAAATGATGTGAAATTAGACGTAAATGAATTTGAGGAAATACCAATTTCAGATATTGTACAAAAACGTATCAAAAACAAAGTACACAAAAAGATGTATTCAAAAAAACTTATGAAGCGGAAAAAGAAAAGCTATTTTTTAGCGGCAATAGCAACCTTATTAGTTGTTTCTAGCATTACTTTAAATATTGCATTTCCTGCATTTGCATCAAAATTACCCAATATAGGAAATATATTCGATCTCTTCGTTAGTAATGAGCGATATGTATTTGAGGAATTTGGTGATCATTCGACAGATATTGGGATAACAAAAGAAAGTAACGGGGTTAGTATTACTGTAACAAATGCAGTATATGATAAGGAAAATATTACGATTGCTTACTCGATAAAGAGTGAACAGGATTTAGGGATAAGACCAGTTTTATTAGGGAAAATGGTTGTAAAGGAATTTGGGGAACAATATAAACATAATGGATTTTTTGAAAGTTATATAGTTGAAAAAATAAATGACAATGAATATGCAGTAGTATATATTTATGAATTAATAAAAGGTACTAAACCGGATTCGATTAATGTTTCATGGCAAGGAGACTTTGTACAAGATTTAAATAACGTAAGTCAATTATCCCCTGGAAATTGGTCTTTTGAATTTACTTTAGATGCGTTAGAAAGAAAAATAAATGAATATGATTCCGGTGAAGTAATAGCAGTAGATGCTGGTGTTGAAGTGGAACTAATTAAAATGACTGAAACACCTATTTCAACTACAATTTACCTTACAGAAAAGGTTGACGAGCGTCTTGTTGCAAAAGAAGATGAAGATTTGAGAACAGTTGGTATTGAATATAAAGTAACCGATAATCTTGGGACCAACTATAAGTATATTCATTATCGAGATACTGGGCATAGTACAGATTTTAATGAGGATCATAGAAGCAATCCAAGAATTACGATAAATGTAGTAGATAAGGATGTAACACATATCGAAATTACTCCAATAGTTACTGCATATAAAGTAGCTAATCCTAATCAGAATGGCGATGGTTTTCTTGAACCAGTAATTGAATCGTACAGCATTGAATCCATTCACATTCCATTATAAAAATAGTGTTCTTTTTGTTATATTGCTGTTTATATGCTAGTTATGCACTGGCATTTAGACAGCTCTTTTGCATTTCATCTTTTTCTAAAGTAGGCCCATGTTGATCGGTTTTTCGTGCTTACAGATGATTGACTTCTTTTATGTCTATTAGTTTTCCTACCTGATAAGGCACCAGTAATTCCATTTGCTGCATCATTAGCTAAATCTAAGAACATCAAATTTAGTTGAAAGTGAAATATTCACTGGACAGTGGTATTACCAACAATTTTTCAATGAGCCTATTTATTTAATATGTATATCCATAAATTTACACTTATTGTATACTATATTTACCATGTCAAATGAGTAGGAAAGTATTTTTTTGGGAGATTTATGATGAAATTAGATTGTTTAATTGTTGATGATGAAATTGCTTTAGCTGAAACAACTTGTGAATACTTTAATATATTTGAAGTCAAAACGGCATTTGTAACGAGTGCGGAGGAGTGCGAACGTTATTTGGAGAAAAATGAACCATCATTGATTCTTCTAGATATCAATCTCGGCGCTGAATCTGGGTTTGAATTGTGTAAAAAGTTGCGTAAAATAACGCAGATTCCGATTTTGTTTATAAGTGCTCGTTCCAGCGATGACGATGTACTAATTGCTCTTAACATAGGTGGCGATGATTACATACAAAAGCCATATACATTAAGTATTTTATTAGCAAAAGTAAAAGCAGTACTCAAAAGATATAGCAGTGGTTCTAACAACCAACAGGAAATTTTAGAGTTTGGACAGATCCAAATTGACACGCAGCTTCATCGTATTCGAGTAAATGGTACTGATGTTCAACTAAAACAAATGGAGTTTAAACTTCTTCATTATTTGGTGAAAAATAAAAATCGTATCATCACAAAAGATGAATTGTTTCAAAATGTATGGAAAGATTCCTTTGTAGGGGATGGGACTCTAAATGTACATATTCGGCATTTACGTGAAAAAATTGAACGTAATCCAAAAGACCCGCAATTTATAAAAACTGTTTGGGGCACAGGATATGTTTTAGAGGATACCAACAAATGAGAGTAAAACTGCTAATTGTCACTCTTTTTGTTGTTTTTACAGCAGGAATTACTTTCTCAATAATTAGTATTACCAATAAAAATATTTCTGAAGTGGATCTTGTAGCTATAAATGATGTGGTTAAAACTGTCGAGAAAAATTGGGGACAAGTTAGTGAAGAAACTTTCCGCAACAGTGACATAATACAACCATTTG is drawn from Solibacillus sp. R5-41 and contains these coding sequences:
- a CDS encoding prolyl oligopeptidase family serine peptidase encodes the protein MISFSKPDVEQFLRTFSIGDFAVSPDEKQLVFSTNLSGKYNLWAMNLPNTFPTPLTFIDQSCQGLLYDKQGRFIIAGFDHNGNENTQFYGLPLQGGTMKKIIYEEGTRNAGPILSEDGTKLYYTSSKGNPTYLNAYGYDLVTGEEETILEGKDAATFLIDFSPNEEVALYYKHFANTYTLLYAKRGEEHIRLTPPTDQQHTVSDAVFVSNELIYLLTNYDADFTYLASYNLETNEFVKVKDLENESLTTLKYNKEKQCLYVISEKGVEDHLYMHDLLSNNWEELDSPCSVIEKLIVTKSGSLYLLGRRATKPSNIYQFKENGWISLTEYTVPGVDQSELVEPDVITYSSFDGLEIESLFFKAKKENDNGEIIFWPHGGPQAAERKFFRASFQFFLNHGYSIFAPNFRGSTGYGLAFMKMVEGNWGHGPRLDNVAGLDWLIDNGYAEKGNILLMGGSYGGYMALLLHGRHAEYFKAVVDIFGPSDLFSFINSVPEEWKPIMDQWVGNPERDKQKLIEYSPFTYIETMIKPMLVIQGANDPRVVKEESDQIVQALKDKGRDVEYMLLEDEGHGFSKKENEIAVYQKILTFFNQFVESKVKA
- a CDS encoding sensor histidine kinase — encoded protein: MKNHKIKFILMLSIVLLISFTSLNVFASYVKMKKTVEESIANQSLEAAIAIASTIDIDTYQKFLGTKVKDEYYWEISNHLNDAREKMGALIVYTLEIDNPKVSKTMVAGVPHELVDLYNIGDICTVPEAQVKRAYEGNTYVTGVIEDSKFGSYLSVGAPIKDETGKVIGYIGIDIGADKLSEIKGKVLENNFLLFVFNGVVILVVIGSFFFLQRWYQKEVAKEVGVTEDIYQAEIKTLITSVSSLRHDFTNHIQVLHGLLQLGESGQAQEYLASLSKEVHAIESLKLNINHPGLSILLQTKKLTAQNYIIDMNFTISRDTFNKIKTTDLIKILSNLIDNAIEATIELPEGERKITICCTAENTHYVFKIMNTGPKIIEKDQIFKQGHSTKRVEQGKIRGQGLFIVKEVVDKYNGEITINSTNDLETTAIVKIPLKRN
- a CDS encoding spore coat protein: MYNYYARTNMNPPNIVSFARGDVTGDRVPDNVYLTGIMTPDSPFIQNITLRVQDGRSGILTSVPLRENSGYNPTVFLGDFTGNGVDDILISIATGGSGGIMYHYIYSFVDNKAQLLFDFNVYNEQYQYEVTYKDYYKVEVFSMINNKKYIIDISTKGIEYLNEIYDENGKLKSPITGFVNPLSGLYPVDFDLNKQYELLAYQKIAGRYNADSLGYVLNTLAWLDNRFILQDQYVAIFGY
- a CDS encoding bifunctional 2-polyprenyl-6-hydroxyphenol methylase/3-demethylubiquinol 3-O-methyltransferase UbiG, with the translated sequence MNQNIYDNNEFFRQYEAIRVRENNYNNLLEQPNFLTLIPNLEEKVVLDIGCGMGDFAAYCIGQGANYVTGIDISLNMISEAKKRHSHEHLTFTNIAFEDMNIQNDSIDFISSSLVFHYIEDFQLLIKKISTALSDEGTLLFSIEHPIVTANKGSVDWVSNREGNLLHFAIDRYQEEGLRSQNWLVDNVMMYHRTLSTIINTLIEVGLQIEKIIEPIPTIEAVKNLPGLNKEFRRPSFLIVKARKI
- a CDS encoding sigma-70 family RNA polymerase sigma factor; protein product: MEISDENVVQLIKSKNEKTIGYLIKTYGGLLNGIIRRYLIGNEQDIEECFADVLVSIWFHIDSFDGTKNEFKQWIAAIAKYRAIDYIRKSEKTKQYVSNFEFDERSLSQPNSKSNELDLPSLLNELNDTERAIFEKYYVEGVPTEEIASEFRAKQSWVHNKLSRGRKKLKTILLKGEV
- a CDS encoding DUF4179 domain-containing protein; this translates as MSIFKELNDVKLDVNEFEEIPISDIVQKRIKNKVHKKMYSKKLMKRKKKSYFLAAIATLLVVSSITLNIAFPAFASKLPNIGNIFDLFVSNERYVFEEFGDHSTDIGITKESNGVSITVTNAVYDKENITIAYSIKSEQDLGIRPVLLGKMVVKEFGEQYKHNGFFESYIVEKINDNEYAVVYIYELIKGTKPDSINVSWQGDFVQDLNNVSQLSPGNWSFEFTLDALERKINEYDSGEVIAVDAGVEVELIKMTETPISTTIYLTEKVDERLVAKEDEDLRTVGIEYKVTDNLGTNYKYIHYRDTGHSTDFNEDHRSNPRITINVVDKDVTHIEITPIVTAYKVANPNQNGDGFLEPVIESYSIESIHIPL
- a CDS encoding response regulator transcription factor; protein product: MKLDCLIVDDEIALAETTCEYFNIFEVKTAFVTSAEECERYLEKNEPSLILLDINLGAESGFELCKKLRKITQIPILFISARSSDDDVLIALNIGGDDYIQKPYTLSILLAKVKAVLKRYSSGSNNQQEILEFGQIQIDTQLHRIRVNGTDVQLKQMEFKLLHYLVKNKNRIITKDELFQNVWKDSFVGDGTLNVHIRHLREKIERNPKDPQFIKTVWGTGYVLEDTNK